A region from the Bacteroidota bacterium genome encodes:
- a CDS encoding isocitrate dehydrogenase (NADP(+)): MQKIKVANPVVELDGDEMTRVIWKYIKDKLILPYLDLDIKYYDLGVEYRDKTDDKVTVESAEAIKKYNVGIKCATITPDEARVKEFNLKQMWKSPNGTIRNILDGTVFREPIVMKNVPRLVPNWTAPICIGRHAFGDQYRATDFLTKGKGKLTITYSPEDGSTPQSFEVFNYKGDGVAMAMFNTDESIRGFANACFNTALLKKWPLYLSTKNTILKKYDGRFKDIFEEIFEKDFKTKFDAAGITYEHRLIDDMVASALKWNGNFVWACKNYDGDVQSDTVAQGFGSLGLMTSVLVTPDGKTMEAEAAHGTVTRHFREHQKGKPTSTNPIASIFAWTRGLAFRGLLDKNQQLTNFCTTLEKVCVETVESGKMTKDLAVCIHGNKVNHGEHYLYTDEFLSAIDSNLKAKLK; the protein is encoded by the coding sequence ATGCAAAAGATCAAAGTAGCAAATCCTGTTGTGGAACTTGATGGGGATGAAATGACCCGTGTGATATGGAAATATATTAAAGACAAACTGATCCTCCCCTACCTGGATCTCGACATTAAATATTACGACCTCGGTGTTGAGTATCGTGATAAAACGGATGATAAAGTAACCGTTGAATCAGCGGAAGCGATTAAAAAATATAATGTCGGTATTAAATGTGCCACTATTACGCCCGATGAGGCCCGTGTGAAAGAATTTAACCTGAAACAAATGTGGAAATCGCCAAACGGCACTATCCGGAATATTCTGGATGGTACCGTTTTTCGCGAACCCATTGTAATGAAAAATGTTCCACGGCTGGTTCCTAACTGGACAGCGCCTATATGTATAGGCCGTCACGCTTTTGGAGATCAGTACCGTGCTACAGATTTTCTGACCAAAGGAAAAGGGAAACTGACTATCACCTATTCTCCCGAAGACGGAAGTACTCCTCAATCATTCGAAGTATTTAACTATAAGGGAGACGGCGTTGCAATGGCCATGTTCAATACTGATGAGTCGATTCGCGGATTTGCCAATGCGTGTTTCAATACGGCATTACTTAAAAAATGGCCCTTATACCTTTCAACAAAAAATACGATCTTGAAAAAATATGATGGACGGTTTAAGGATATTTTCGAAGAAATATTTGAAAAAGATTTTAAAACCAAATTTGATGCTGCAGGGATTACATATGAACACCGTTTGATTGATGACATGGTGGCAAGTGCATTAAAATGGAATGGAAATTTTGTTTGGGCCTGCAAAAATTATGATGGTGATGTACAAAGCGATACTGTTGCACAGGGCTTTGGTTCATTAGGACTTATGACTTCAGTACTTGTTACACCCGATGGAAAAACAATGGAAGCGGAAGCCGCACACGGCACAGTAACACGCCACTTCCGCGAACATCAAAAAGGAAAGCCAACCTCAACTAATCCTATAGCTTCGATCTTTGCATGGACGCGTGGCCTTGCTTTCAGGGGATTGCTCGATAAAAACCAGCAGCTGACCAATTTCTGCACCACACTTGAAAAAGTTTGCGTTGAAACTGTCGAATCAGGTAAAATGACCAAAGACCTCGCTGTTTGTATTCATGGCAACAAAGTAAATCACGGTGAACATTATTTGTACACTGATGAGTTTCTTTCGGCTATTGACAGTAATTTGAAAGCAAAGCTTAAGTAG
- a CDS encoding DNA polymerase III subunit gamma/tau, with product MENFVVSARKYRPATFNTVVGQASITNTLKNAIKNHHLAQAFLFCGPRGVGKTTCARILAKTINCQNLTENTEACDKCESCKSFNSGQSLNVYELDAASNNSVDDIRNLVDQVRFAPQLGNYKVYIIDEVHMLSQAAFNAFLKTLEEPPKHAIFILATTEKHKIIPTILSRCQIFDFNRIQVEDIASHLAFIAKSENITADADALHIIAQKADGALRDACSIFDQIVSFAGNNLTYKAVIDNLNILDYDYYFKVTDALITENIPAALLLFNEILNNGFDGHNFITGLGEHLRNLLVCKDASTLSLLEVSANIKDKYKEQSGKCPQLLLLRGLNIINRCDTQYKSSKNHRLQVELALMQLCSINTPDTEKKNDSIKVNTANTAIQSDAPPAKTTTTASTGSDIPGNNGKSASVNAAPASTAVKTTPTPTAAITSPTVATIKKPGLKTSSPSINQFINQTKTETKKITTEANEAAPDYEKPAMAFSQEILENTWNLYAKNIQQKGKINLYSTLSFRKPLLKENFIIEFTIENKVQQEVLEQERLDLLSFLRKELNNYSINLKTIINTIESERKPYTTGDKFKRMAEKNPAINKLKQLFDLDIDG from the coding sequence ATGGAAAATTTCGTAGTATCGGCCCGTAAATACAGACCTGCAACCTTTAATACAGTTGTAGGCCAGGCCTCTATTACAAATACCCTTAAAAATGCCATTAAAAACCATCACCTGGCACAGGCCTTTTTATTCTGCGGTCCGCGCGGGGTTGGAAAAACCACCTGCGCCCGCATTCTGGCTAAAACCATCAATTGCCAGAACCTGACTGAGAATACAGAAGCCTGCGACAAATGTGAATCGTGTAAATCATTCAATAGCGGCCAATCATTAAATGTATATGAGCTGGATGCGGCTTCCAATAACTCGGTCGATGATATTCGTAACCTTGTTGACCAGGTTCGTTTTGCACCGCAATTAGGAAACTACAAAGTGTATATTATAGATGAGGTGCACATGCTGTCGCAAGCCGCCTTTAACGCCTTTCTTAAAACACTTGAAGAGCCCCCAAAACATGCCATTTTTATCCTGGCGACAACCGAAAAGCATAAAATAATCCCGACCATACTTTCACGCTGCCAGATCTTTGATTTCAATCGCATACAGGTTGAAGATATTGCCAGCCACCTGGCATTTATCGCCAAAAGCGAAAATATAACCGCGGACGCGGATGCACTTCACATTATAGCTCAAAAGGCAGATGGAGCGTTGCGCGACGCCTGTTCCATATTTGACCAGATCGTAAGCTTTGCGGGAAACAACCTCACATACAAAGCCGTGATCGACAACCTTAATATTCTCGATTACGATTACTATTTTAAAGTAACGGATGCGCTTATAACTGAAAATATACCGGCGGCACTGCTGCTCTTCAATGAAATTTTAAACAATGGTTTTGACGGACATAACTTCATAACAGGACTTGGCGAACACCTTCGCAACCTGCTGGTATGTAAAGATGCTTCAACATTATCATTATTAGAGGTGAGTGCTAACATAAAAGATAAATACAAAGAACAAAGCGGGAAATGCCCGCAGCTATTACTGTTGAGGGGCCTCAACATCATTAACCGCTGCGATACGCAATATAAATCCAGCAAAAATCACCGGCTGCAGGTCGAACTTGCCCTGATGCAACTGTGTTCTATCAATACCCCTGATACTGAAAAAAAAAATGACAGTATTAAGGTAAATACTGCTAATACAGCCATACAGAGTGATGCGCCTCCGGCAAAAACGACTACAACTGCTTCAACCGGCTCAGATATTCCGGGGAACAATGGCAAATCTGCGTCGGTTAACGCTGCTCCTGCTTCAACAGCAGTTAAGACTACTCCCACTCCAACCGCAGCCATTACTTCGCCAACTGTTGCAACAATCAAGAAACCGGGGCTAAAAACATCTTCTCCTTCCATCAACCAGTTTATCAATCAAACAAAAACTGAGACAAAAAAGATAACCACTGAAGCAAATGAGGCTGCTCCTGATTACGAAAAACCGGCTATGGCTTTCTCCCAGGAAATCCTGGAGAATACCTGGAATCTTTATGCGAAGAATATCCAACAAAAAGGCAAGATCAATTTATACAGTACACTTTCTTTCCGAAAACCATTACTGAAAGAAAATTTCATCATTGAATTTACCATTGAAAACAAAGTGCAGCAGGAAGTACTTGAACAGGAACGATTGGATCTGTTAAGTTTTTTAAGAAAAGAGCTGAACAACTACAGCATAAACCTTAAAACGATAATAAACACCATTGAAAGCGAACGCAAACCTTATACAACAGGAGATAAATTTAAACGCATGGCCGAAAAAAATCCGGCTATAAATAAATTAAAACAATTGTTCGATCTTGATATTGACGGCTGA
- a CDS encoding insulinase family protein, protein MYKHFKQDSSAQSGTKYFQTNLRNNFVYTFIVLAFVLFSCNPSKKSKAAYEVVENDPLKARIYTLDNGLKVYMTVYKNAPRIQTCIAVKAGSKNDPADATGLAHYLEHMLFKGTDKFGSKDFAKEESEIKKIETLYDEYRQVKDTALRKAIYHKIDSVSGVASKYAIANEFDKMMASIGAVGSNAYTSHEQTVYIEDIPSNQFEKWATIEAERYRKPVMRLFHTELEAVYEEKNRGLDNDNSKIWETLLAGLFQKHTYGTQTTIGTIEHLKNPSITKINEYFNTYYVPNNMAICLSGDFDPDSAIKVIEQKFSGFQSKPVPVFIPAKEDPISKPIIKEVVGPNAEEVSFAFRFEGAGSNDANMITLISKILANGKAGLIDLDLIQKQEVLAAYTFPLILKDYSALIFDAQPKKEQSLDQVRYLLLQQIEKIKQGNFPDWLLPAIINNMKLEEIKAYEDNSRRTDAFVKAFTTGINWRDHVETMNKLSQVTKQQVIDFAKANFKDNYVIVYKRTGEDKNVQKVEKPAITPVEVNRNDQSEFVKKIINSPSPAIEPVFIDYSKDIKKFNVKNNIPVLYNENSENKTFDMHFVVDMGTNQDKKLKIATDYLNYLGTSKYSPEQVQQEFYKLACSYNVFSSEDETRVSLSGLSENFEKALALFEELLSDAQPNKEALVNLVSDVLKKRQDDMLDKNTILFDGMVYYGMYGQTSPFTNILTEAELKVLQPEELISIIKKLNAYEHHILYYGTLQEEELVSSINKYHKVPAKLDPVPPNIPFPFKTTDNNVYVVNYDMKQAEIIMISKSELYNKDIVPGSVLFNEYFGGGMSSVVFQELRESKALAYSVFANFRTAKRKDKNNYILSYIGTQSDKLPEAMAGMTGLLNNMPESENAFKSAKESVLQGLRTERITRSDILLNYEKNRKLGVDHDIRKDIYAKVPAMTMENIKKFQQQYVKDKSYNILVLGKKENLDFKTLEKYGKINFLQLKDIFGYDKTPSAEKVLN, encoded by the coding sequence ATGTATAAACATTTTAAGCAGGATTCATCAGCTCAATCCGGCACAAAATATTTTCAAACCAATTTGAGGAACAACTTTGTTTACACCTTCATTGTTTTGGCATTTGTTTTATTTTCATGTAATCCATCGAAAAAATCAAAAGCCGCGTACGAGGTTGTAGAAAATGACCCCCTTAAAGCACGCATCTATACCCTTGATAATGGTCTTAAAGTATATATGACCGTTTATAAGAACGCGCCCCGCATTCAAACCTGCATTGCAGTTAAAGCCGGCAGCAAAAATGATCCGGCAGATGCTACAGGCCTCGCTCATTACCTTGAACACATGTTGTTTAAAGGGACAGACAAGTTCGGATCGAAAGATTTTGCAAAAGAAGAATCCGAAATAAAAAAAATTGAAACCTTGTATGATGAGTACAGGCAGGTGAAAGATACTGCTTTGCGAAAAGCCATATATCATAAAATAGACAGTGTTTCCGGTGTCGCTTCAAAATATGCTATCGCGAATGAATTTGATAAAATGATGGCTTCGATCGGCGCGGTCGGCTCCAACGCGTACACTTCGCACGAACAAACTGTTTACATAGAGGATATTCCCTCCAACCAGTTTGAAAAATGGGCAACTATTGAGGCGGAGCGCTACAGGAAGCCGGTCATGCGTTTGTTTCATACCGAACTGGAAGCTGTTTACGAGGAGAAGAACCGTGGATTGGATAACGACAACTCAAAAATATGGGAAACATTGCTTGCCGGACTATTCCAAAAACACACTTACGGTACCCAAACTACGATCGGCACTATTGAGCACCTTAAAAATCCATCTATAACCAAGATCAATGAGTACTTCAATACCTATTATGTTCCAAACAATATGGCCATTTGCCTTTCAGGCGATTTTGATCCCGACTCGGCTATAAAAGTAATCGAACAAAAATTCTCAGGATTTCAAAGCAAGCCTGTACCTGTTTTTATACCCGCCAAAGAAGATCCCATTTCAAAACCAATCATAAAAGAAGTTGTTGGTCCAAACGCGGAAGAGGTGAGCTTCGCCTTCCGTTTCGAGGGCGCAGGATCGAACGATGCGAATATGATCACGCTCATCAGCAAGATACTTGCAAATGGCAAAGCCGGTCTTATCGATCTTGATCTTATTCAAAAGCAGGAGGTTTTGGCCGCTTACACATTTCCACTTATTCTGAAAGATTATTCCGCATTGATCTTCGATGCACAGCCCAAAAAAGAACAATCCCTTGACCAGGTAAGATATCTTTTGCTTCAGCAGATCGAAAAAATAAAACAAGGTAATTTCCCTGATTGGCTGCTTCCTGCTATCATCAACAATATGAAACTGGAAGAAATAAAAGCTTACGAAGATAACTCGAGACGCACCGATGCTTTTGTAAAAGCATTTACCACTGGTATCAATTGGCGCGATCATGTTGAAACCATGAACAAATTATCGCAGGTAACCAAACAACAGGTCATTGACTTTGCTAAGGCAAACTTCAAAGACAATTATGTGATCGTTTACAAACGAACAGGGGAAGATAAAAATGTGCAAAAGGTTGAAAAACCCGCAATCACACCCGTAGAGGTGAACCGTAACGATCAGTCGGAATTCGTTAAAAAGATCATTAACTCTCCCTCCCCGGCTATTGAACCCGTTTTTATTGATTACAGCAAAGACATTAAAAAATTCAATGTAAAAAATAATATTCCTGTGCTGTATAATGAGAACAGCGAAAACAAAACCTTTGATATGCATTTTGTGGTTGATATGGGAACCAACCAGGATAAAAAATTAAAGATCGCCACTGACTACCTGAATTACCTGGGCACATCAAAATATTCGCCCGAACAGGTACAGCAGGAGTTCTACAAACTCGCATGTTCATATAATGTGTTCAGTTCGGAAGACGAAACACGCGTTAGCCTGAGCGGCCTGTCGGAAAATTTCGAGAAGGCCCTGGCACTTTTTGAAGAACTTTTAAGCGACGCTCAGCCAAATAAAGAAGCATTGGTTAATTTGGTTTCTGACGTACTTAAAAAACGACAGGATGATATGCTTGACAAGAACACCATCCTGTTTGACGGAATGGTTTACTACGGAATGTATGGTCAAACGTCTCCTTTCACTAACATATTAACGGAAGCTGAATTAAAAGTCCTTCAGCCGGAAGAGCTGATCAGCATAATAAAAAAGTTAAATGCATATGAACATCATATTTTATATTACGGAACGCTCCAGGAAGAAGAGCTTGTCTCGTCAATTAATAAATATCATAAAGTCCCGGCGAAGTTAGATCCCGTTCCTCCTAACATCCCATTCCCGTTCAAAACAACAGATAATAATGTGTATGTTGTTAATTATGACATGAAACAGGCGGAGATCATTATGATATCGAAAAGTGAGTTGTACAACAAGGATATTGTTCCGGGCTCAGTATTATTCAACGAATATTTTGGCGGGGGCATGTCATCTGTCGTATTCCAGGAATTACGTGAATCCAAAGCCCTTGCATACAGTGTTTTCGCCAACTTCCGCACCGCTAAGCGAAAAGATAAGAACAACTATATTCTTTCATACATTGGCACTCAAAGCGACAAGCTGCCGGAGGCCATGGCCGGTATGACCGGACTGCTGAACAATATGCCCGAATCGGAAAATGCATTTAAGTCGGCGAAAGAATCTGTTTTACAGGGATTGCGCACAGAACGCATTACACGATCGGATATCCTGCTTAATTATGAGAAGAACAGGAAATTAGGTGTCGATCATGATATCCGTAAAGATATTTACGCGAAAGTTCCTGCCATGACAATGGAAAACATTAAAAAGTTTCAACAGCAATATGTAAAAGATAAAAGCTACAATATTCTCGTTTTAGGTAAAAAAGAAAATCTCGACTTCAAAACACTTGAAAAATATGGTAAAATAAACTTTTTACAACTGAAGGATATTTTCGGGTATGATAAAACGCCTTCGGCTGAAAAGGTTTTGAATTAG